The genomic window tgctcaggGTGAAGCACATCACGGCAGCAGGATGTTCCGAGCTATGCAGCGTGTTCTCACGGGGAAGAGCCGAGCGGAGCCAGCCTGCTTGTCTGCCTTCGTCAACCACTTCTCTGCAGCTTCAGATTCTCAGAGGTTCTTGTGATCTCGTCTCGCTCCTGGAACTCTTTCTGTTAACTGCTCGCTCCTAGAACTCTTTCCGTTCGCTGCTTGTGTTATTGTGTTTACTTGCTTGTTGCTTCCGGCTCACGGAGGAGCCTTACCTTGGTTGCGGAATTGGTTTGTAGGCTGGCGGGAAAGGTGGCCGTCATCACCGGGGGTGCCAGCGGCATCGGCAAGGCGACCGCCGCCGAATTTGTCAGGAACGGCGCGAGGGTCATCATCGCCGACGTGCAGGACGACCTCGGCCGCTCCGTCGCCGCGGAGCTCGGCCCAGACGCCGCGTGCTACACCCGCTGCGACGTCACCGACGAGGCGCAGGTCGCCGCTGCCGTTGACCTCGCCGTCGAGCGGCACGGGCGCCTCGACGTTGTCTTCAACAACGCCGGGATCGGGGGCAACGTGGCACCGGTCCCGCTGGCCTCCCTGGACCTGGACGACTTCGATCGCGTCATGGCGACCAACGCCCGGGCAGTGGTCGCGGGGGTCAAGCACGCTGCGCGCGTCATGGTCCCGCGCCGCAGCGGCAGCATCATCTGCACGGCCAGCACCGCCGGTGTGATTGGAGGCGTGGCCATAACGCCGTACGGCATCTCGAAGGCGGCGATCCTCGGCCTTGTCCGCACCGTGGCTGGAGAGATGGCGCGCTCCGGCGTGCGC from Phragmites australis chromosome 14, lpPhrAust1.1, whole genome shotgun sequence includes these protein-coding regions:
- the LOC133891661 gene encoding momilactone A synthase-like, whose protein sequence is MFRAMQRVLTGKSRAEPACLSAFVNHFSAASDSQRLAGKVAVITGGASGIGKATAAEFVRNGARVIIADVQDDLGRSVAAELGPDAACYTRCDVTDEAQVAAAVDLAVERHGRLDVVFNNAGIGGNVAPVPLASLDLDDFDRVMATNARAVVAGVKHAARVMVPRRSGSIICTASTAGVIGGVAITPYGISKAAILGLVRTVAGEMARSGVRVNAISPNYIPTPLVMGAMAQWFPEMSAEERRRIIERDMNEMDGPVLEAEDVAKAALYLASDEAKYVNGHNLVVDGGFTVSKAPNMPAPSC